A genomic stretch from Telmatocola sphagniphila includes:
- a CDS encoding thioredoxin family protein, with protein MQTIPCFRMRNTLIGVVFVMVVSARPALAGETVQWRKDYNAARKEAAEKGKPLFLDFGTEECFHCRRLDQTTFKDSGIVDLLNDRFIPVKVDANREPALTQALKIQAYPTLIMAGSDGKILGVIEGYMEASRLNEHLQRAMAVATPDWMARDFNEASKAISANDYAKAITLLKSICEDGKDRPVQGKSKQLLNELEQQANQKRIQVKDLIDRGQATQAMEQLTEVVRKFPGTKAAEDSSKQIASLTAKSTIREAARDQRANELLAMAKEEYRKEKFHRCVESCETILGTFSDSPEAREATLILRDIQANPDRLAKAAEELADQTAQMYTRLAEAWIQKGKIDEAALCYEKIMKLAPNTLQAQNASMKLAQMKRKTPTVPVQFQKP; from the coding sequence ATGCAGACGATTCCGTGCTTTCGAATGCGGAACACGCTGATTGGCGTGGTTTTCGTAATGGTTGTCTCGGCAAGGCCCGCGCTTGCCGGAGAGACCGTCCAATGGCGTAAGGATTATAACGCAGCCCGCAAGGAAGCGGCCGAAAAGGGCAAACCGCTCTTTCTCGACTTCGGTACCGAGGAATGCTTTCACTGTCGTCGACTCGACCAGACGACCTTTAAAGACTCTGGCATCGTCGATTTGCTGAACGATCGATTCATTCCCGTGAAAGTCGATGCCAATCGGGAACCGGCTTTAACTCAGGCTTTGAAGATTCAGGCCTATCCCACCCTGATTATGGCCGGGAGCGATGGTAAGATCCTGGGCGTTATCGAAGGGTACATGGAAGCCTCCCGGCTGAACGAGCATCTGCAGCGGGCCATGGCCGTGGCCACTCCCGACTGGATGGCGCGCGATTTCAACGAAGCTTCCAAAGCGATTTCTGCCAACGACTATGCTAAAGCGATTACGCTTTTGAAGTCGATCTGCGAGGACGGCAAGGATCGGCCGGTTCAAGGTAAATCCAAACAACTGCTAAACGAACTCGAACAGCAGGCCAATCAGAAGCGGATTCAGGTCAAGGATCTGATCGATCGGGGTCAGGCGACCCAGGCCATGGAACAGCTCACCGAAGTGGTTCGAAAGTTCCCGGGCACGAAAGCCGCGGAAGATTCCTCGAAGCAGATTGCCAGTTTAACTGCCAAATCGACGATTCGCGAAGCGGCTCGCGACCAGCGGGCCAACGAACTTCTCGCCATGGCCAAAGAGGAATATCGCAAGGAGAAATTCCACCGCTGCGTGGAATCCTGCGAAACGATTCTGGGAACCTTCAGCGACTCGCCGGAAGCGCGGGAAGCCACTTTGATCCTTCGGGATATTCAGGCGAATCCCGATCGACTGGCGAAGGCCGCCGAGGAATTGGCGGATCAGACCGCCCAGATGTATACGCGACTGGCGGAGGCCTGGATCCAAAAGGGGAAAATCGACGAGGCAGCCTTGTGTTACGAGAAGATCATGAAGCTCGCTCCCAACACGCTGCAGGCTCAAAACGCGTCGATGAAGTTGGCTCAGATGAAGCGAAAGACGCCCACGGTTCCCGTTCAATTCCAGAAACCGTAA
- the xerC gene encoding tyrosine recombinase XerC, with translation MDKLLADFLRHLSLERNSSTHTVKSYREDLTQAHECWQEILGSTDYAIEAVSPRLLRRYVAWLHEKGYSKSTAARRIAAVRSFFRYLCRNGVIQTNPTLGLRSPKVDKKLPGFLSDQEVDSLLVQPEENDRFPNRDRAILEVFYSAGVRVSELVGLSLNDLKLEEGIVTVRGKGKRERYALLGAPSVEALRAWLVERDQLLAQTKKKSDAVFLNKLGTRLTVRSVGRIVGKYVNRAGLDANLSPHSLRHTFATHLLNAGAEIRSVQELLGHKRLMTTQIYTHLSKQKVQESYQKAHPRA, from the coding sequence ATGGATAAATTGCTGGCGGATTTTCTGCGACACTTGTCGCTGGAAAGAAATTCCTCTACCCACACGGTCAAATCTTATCGGGAAGATCTGACCCAGGCCCACGAGTGCTGGCAGGAAATTCTGGGTTCGACGGACTACGCGATCGAAGCGGTCTCTCCCCGGTTACTGCGTCGTTACGTCGCCTGGCTCCACGAAAAAGGATACTCGAAATCCACGGCGGCTCGACGAATTGCGGCCGTGCGATCTTTTTTCAGGTATCTGTGCCGAAACGGCGTGATTCAGACAAATCCGACGCTCGGGCTGCGAAGCCCCAAAGTAGATAAAAAATTACCCGGCTTTCTGAGCGATCAGGAGGTGGATTCTCTACTGGTTCAGCCCGAGGAGAACGACCGGTTTCCCAACCGGGATCGCGCGATTCTCGAGGTATTCTACTCGGCGGGAGTACGCGTCAGCGAACTGGTGGGCCTCAGTCTCAATGACCTGAAGCTGGAAGAAGGGATCGTCACGGTTCGGGGGAAAGGCAAGCGCGAACGCTACGCGCTTTTGGGAGCGCCCTCCGTGGAAGCCCTGAGAGCCTGGCTCGTCGAGCGCGACCAACTGTTAGCCCAGACGAAAAAGAAAAGCGATGCGGTATTCCTGAACAAATTAGGAACCCGATTGACGGTCCGTAGCGTCGGGCGGATTGTCGGAAAATATGTGAACCGCGCCGGGCTGGATGCGAATCTCAGCCCGCACTCGCTCCGGCATACTTTCGCCACACATTTGCTGAATGCCGGAGCGGAAATTCGCAGCGTGCAGGAACTTCTGGGACACAAGCGCCTGATGACGACCCAGATTTATACGCACCTGTCGAAGCAAAAAGTGCAGGAAAGTTATCAAAAGGCCCATCCGCGAGCTTGA
- the kdsB gene encoding 3-deoxy-manno-octulosonate cytidylyltransferase, protein MPTVKTAILIPARFASTRLPAKALLRETGKYLIEHVYEQASQTTCASDVIVATDDERILRAVASFGGRVVLTATNHQSGTDRIAEVAQSLDSDILINVQGDEPTIDPKAIDLLDSLMRTHPEAEMATLAVPFDRQENWQSPNMVKVVTDAWGRAIYFSRSPIPYCRDGTPDFSSGKYLQHLGIYAYRRESLLKLASLPPHPLEDIEKLEQLRAIAQGWAIQVGVVAHAGRGIDTPEDYALFVNSYRQQILQSRRAA, encoded by the coding sequence ATGCCAACCGTGAAAACCGCGATCTTAATCCCCGCGCGTTTCGCCTCCACCCGACTCCCCGCGAAAGCCTTACTCCGGGAAACGGGCAAATACCTCATCGAACACGTTTATGAACAGGCTAGCCAGACCACCTGCGCCAGCGATGTGATTGTCGCTACCGATGACGAGCGGATCCTCCGGGCGGTTGCTTCCTTCGGAGGTCGGGTTGTACTGACGGCAACGAATCATCAATCTGGAACAGATCGCATCGCCGAGGTGGCTCAGTCGCTCGACTCCGACATCCTCATTAACGTCCAGGGGGATGAACCGACTATCGATCCCAAAGCTATCGACTTGCTGGATTCTCTGATGCGTACACACCCGGAAGCGGAAATGGCCACGCTGGCCGTCCCCTTTGATCGACAGGAAAACTGGCAAAGCCCGAACATGGTGAAGGTGGTTACCGATGCCTGGGGGCGGGCTATCTACTTCAGCCGCAGTCCGATCCCCTACTGCCGGGATGGAACGCCCGATTTTTCCTCGGGAAAATACTTACAGCATTTGGGAATTTATGCCTACCGCCGCGAGTCGCTGTTAAAACTGGCCAGCCTTCCGCCCCATCCTCTCGAAGATATCGAAAAGCTGGAACAACTTCGGGCAATAGCTCAAGGCTGGGCGATTCAAGTAGGTGTCGTGGCGCATGCCGGCCGAGGTATCGACACCCCGGAGGATTATGCCCTGTTCGTAAACAGCTATCGGCAGCAGATTCTGCAGTCGCGACGCGCTGCCTGA
- a CDS encoding serine/threonine protein kinase codes for MEPHQPTIRLPETAFLNALQRSGLIPLPILGRAFANFSFKQLLTLEPLHLATHLVRLKLLTKYQAMQLLNGRSGGFLLGRYKILEGIRQDRVGIVFLAEEIDSHQKVSVKVIPSNRVSESEAFTTFLNEVKTAAGIHHSSIAQILDLGMLSGTYYVVSELVEAPTLDDLLIREGTLSVNQSVEIAGQVALGLAQAHAVGLLHRDIKPQNIAIYPNHRTKLLDLGLTNLLDDPWQQNTKRINLEEYALEIAHIPPEQTAMVDMDARSDLYSLGSTLYSALTGQAAFPGLALQSMAARQTSDIPAPSKVRPELPPFIDKLIGKLGAVDPNARFNSAMDVVSFVYPHLPAAHWRSLGVSLPRAETRPLSPKLANSKPPQEKPCNELPANRTLFSSIRKLFARSHAE; via the coding sequence TTGGAACCGCACCAGCCCACCATTCGACTGCCGGAAACCGCTTTTCTGAATGCGCTGCAACGCAGCGGCTTGATCCCTCTGCCAATACTTGGCAGGGCATTCGCCAATTTTTCGTTCAAGCAACTTCTGACACTTGAACCACTTCATCTGGCCACGCATCTGGTTCGGTTGAAATTGCTCACCAAATATCAGGCCATGCAACTTCTGAACGGACGAAGCGGCGGCTTCCTGCTGGGGCGGTACAAAATTCTGGAAGGAATCCGACAGGATCGGGTCGGCATTGTCTTTCTCGCCGAAGAAATCGATTCCCATCAGAAAGTCAGCGTTAAAGTCATTCCCAGTAATCGCGTCAGTGAATCGGAAGCATTTACAACTTTCCTAAACGAAGTTAAAACAGCGGCGGGTATACACCATTCCTCGATCGCACAGATTCTCGATCTGGGAATGCTTTCCGGGACCTACTATGTGGTTTCCGAACTGGTGGAAGCTCCCACGCTGGATGATCTCCTGATTCGGGAAGGAACTCTCTCCGTCAATCAATCCGTGGAAATTGCCGGGCAGGTGGCTTTAGGTCTGGCTCAGGCTCATGCGGTCGGGTTATTGCATCGCGACATTAAGCCTCAGAATATCGCCATCTATCCCAACCACCGAACCAAATTGCTCGATCTGGGCCTGACGAACCTGCTGGATGACCCCTGGCAGCAGAATACCAAACGCATCAATCTGGAAGAGTACGCTCTGGAAATTGCTCATATCCCGCCAGAGCAGACGGCCATGGTCGACATGGATGCCCGAAGCGACCTTTATAGCCTGGGCTCGACACTCTACTCCGCTTTGACCGGACAAGCGGCCTTCCCCGGTCTCGCGCTTCAATCCATGGCAGCTCGCCAGACGAGTGACATCCCTGCACCCTCGAAGGTCCGACCAGAATTGCCGCCGTTCATCGATAAGTTGATTGGTAAGCTGGGGGCCGTCGATCCGAATGCCCGGTTCAATTCGGCGATGGATGTGGTTTCGTTCGTCTACCCGCACCTGCCGGCGGCTCACTGGCGATCGCTCGGCGTTAGTCTCCCGCGAGCGGAAACGAGGCCGTTGTCTCCGAAGTTGGCGAACTCTAAACCGCCTCAGGAAAAGCCTTGCAACGAACTTCCTGCCAACCGGACCTTGTTCTCTTCGATTCGGAAGCTGTTTGCCCGCTCCCATGCGGAATAA
- a CDS encoding serine/threonine protein kinase, translating into MVSPETAASNPFLFIVRKSGVLNENKFREMYEDESDLPTDKLECAAKLVKDGLITQYQANQLLGGKTRGFTLKSYVIQRPLGKGGMGIVYLAEHRDLGRKVAIKVLLNEKANEQINIERFLREARATAALDHPNIVRLHDVGLQGQTHFIVMEYVDGSTLEALLEHGGAMGLSRSVDYISQAAAGLQHAYEKGFIHRDIKPSNLMVTREGIIKILDMGLARCTSEPGDKLTSLMDQGALMGTVDFMSPEQLMSSPNIDIRADIYSLGVTLYTLVTGKPLFKGNTTQKMFQHQIKQPSSLSDIDKTIPPALSAIVDKMIAKKPEDRFQTPAEVIEALAEWLPDAGAARVVAGLSKGDIDSDSIKSTTAKLLNRNTGSKKLPVKGFSKNKPDEVKPFYRNKNVLSVAGGIAATVVLTLLITQFFGSGSSSTVANATEPNNNRGAQSFPKSQPPEGVRQNQPRPQSNPENPPALKSSGISMYTLDLSKQKAFELIGNCEPVEDPLEDRHFVQRTRSGEGEWPTGWRGHTYDPTSDATYSAEVIAGKMAIGTKNVKVGEMPYGTSMLLSPYLKVPADGLLRVKITYLTNSTLQKAVQFKFKPTAPEIKHAYGIYGAEHMQGTGGQWQTIERTIRLDPNSEGYFEFHSLDTDVTGSVYLAEFEISK; encoded by the coding sequence ATGGTCTCTCCCGAAACTGCTGCTTCCAATCCGTTCTTGTTCATCGTCCGCAAAAGCGGCGTCTTGAACGAAAACAAGTTTCGCGAAATGTACGAGGACGAATCGGACCTTCCGACTGACAAGTTGGAGTGTGCCGCCAAGTTGGTGAAGGATGGATTGATCACCCAGTACCAGGCGAATCAGTTGCTGGGAGGCAAAACTCGCGGTTTCACCCTGAAATCCTACGTGATTCAGCGCCCTCTCGGCAAAGGGGGCATGGGAATTGTTTATCTGGCCGAGCATCGGGATCTGGGACGAAAAGTCGCAATTAAAGTTTTGCTCAACGAGAAGGCCAACGAACAAATCAACATCGAACGGTTCCTCCGCGAAGCCCGGGCGACGGCTGCCCTGGATCATCCCAATATCGTTCGCCTCCACGATGTGGGTCTGCAGGGACAGACCCACTTCATCGTGATGGAATACGTCGACGGTAGTACACTCGAGGCCCTGTTGGAGCACGGCGGGGCCATGGGACTCTCCCGCAGCGTCGATTACATTTCGCAGGCCGCCGCCGGTTTGCAGCATGCCTACGAAAAAGGCTTCATTCATCGCGATATCAAGCCTTCCAATCTGATGGTGACCCGGGAAGGGATTATCAAGATCCTGGATATGGGCTTAGCCCGCTGTACCAGCGAACCGGGCGATAAGCTCACTTCGCTCATGGATCAGGGCGCACTGATGGGGACGGTCGATTTCATGTCCCCCGAGCAATTGATGAGTAGTCCGAATATCGACATTCGTGCGGACATCTACAGCCTGGGTGTGACGCTCTATACTCTGGTCACCGGCAAGCCGTTGTTTAAGGGAAACACGACTCAGAAGATGTTCCAACATCAGATTAAGCAGCCTTCGTCTTTGAGCGATATCGATAAAACCATTCCACCCGCGCTCTCGGCGATCGTCGACAAAATGATCGCCAAGAAGCCGGAAGATCGCTTTCAAACACCCGCGGAAGTTATCGAGGCTCTGGCCGAATGGTTGCCGGATGCCGGGGCGGCCCGAGTGGTCGCAGGCCTTTCGAAGGGTGATATCGACTCGGATTCCATCAAATCAACCACCGCCAAGCTACTGAATAGAAATACGGGATCAAAGAAGCTTCCTGTCAAGGGATTCTCCAAGAATAAGCCAGATGAAGTCAAGCCGTTCTACCGTAACAAAAATGTGCTCAGTGTCGCGGGGGGGATCGCGGCCACAGTCGTGCTGACGCTCCTGATCACGCAGTTCTTTGGTTCCGGATCGTCCAGTACCGTGGCGAATGCGACGGAACCGAACAACAACCGGGGCGCTCAGTCATTTCCAAAATCGCAGCCGCCCGAGGGAGTACGACAAAATCAACCGCGGCCTCAATCGAATCCGGAAAATCCGCCGGCACTAAAATCCAGCGGTATTTCTATGTACACTCTCGATCTGTCCAAGCAGAAGGCTTTCGAGCTGATTGGAAATTGCGAGCCCGTGGAAGATCCCCTGGAAGATCGACACTTCGTTCAACGTACCCGCTCCGGAGAAGGCGAGTGGCCAACCGGATGGCGAGGTCACACCTATGACCCGACTTCGGACGCGACTTACAGCGCGGAGGTGATCGCCGGGAAGATGGCGATTGGAACCAAAAACGTGAAGGTGGGCGAAATGCCCTATGGCACGTCGATGCTGCTGAGCCCTTACCTCAAAGTGCCTGCCGATGGATTGTTGCGAGTCAAGATTACGTATTTGACCAATTCGACTTTGCAGAAAGCCGTGCAGTTTAAGTTCAAGCCAACGGCTCCGGAAATAAAGCACGCCTATGGAATCTACGGTGCGGAGCACATGCAGGGAACCGGTGGCCAGTGGCAGACTATCGAACGAACGATCCGGCTGGATCCGAATTCGGAAGGATATTTCGAATTCCATTCACTCGATACCGATGTTACCGGCAGTGTCTACTTGGCCGAATTTGAAATCTCGAAATAA
- a CDS encoding S9 family peptidase: MLLRLIVVLIGFASWGQAQQPLAPVATKKPHVFELHGDKISDDYFWLKEKKDPEVIKYLEAENAYTKQLTKDNEKLENQLYKDMLSHIKQTDLGVPYEDHGYWYYSRTQEGKQYPINCRKKGTQEAPEQVILDINELAQGKKFMNVGGMQVCDSGNYLAFLTDTTGFREYFLSIKDLESGKLLEDHTIQVSGLEWAADNRTLFYVTEDAAKRPSKLWRHTVGQPKSADQLIYEEKDELFRVGIGRSHDRKYLYRLSRSSTTTEQAYLPSDDLSQPWKIILPRSEGHEYTADHRNGLFYIVTNSGGATNFKISTVPVGQKDAEYPLSAWKNFLTYNPAVNITRILLLKNFLVISEREKGIPHLRVYSFHAEQAYRISFPEPVYSASLGMNAEFDTDAIQLNYTSLVTPASIYSFDLTTQKRTLLKQMEVPGYKSSEYVSERIEATSHDGTKVPISLVYKKGVKRDGSAPCLLYGYGSYGATIPVGFSPARLAMLDRGVIYAEAHIRGGSDLGRQWYLDGKMLNKKNTFLDFIACADHLVKEKYCSRDRLAIQGGSAGGLLVGATINIRPDLCKVAVLQVPFVDVINTMLDESLPLTIQEFLEWGNPKKSEEYEYMKSYCPYTNLGKKSYPSIIVTTSLNDSQVLFHEPTKYVAKLRTLKTDSNPLIFKCNMNAGHGGASGRYEALKEKAFIDAFVLKQLGIND, from the coding sequence ATGTTACTCCGCTTGATTGTCGTACTAATAGGATTCGCCTCCTGGGGACAAGCTCAGCAACCGCTAGCCCCAGTTGCGACGAAAAAACCTCACGTTTTCGAACTGCACGGGGATAAGATCTCCGACGATTATTTCTGGCTCAAGGAAAAGAAGGATCCGGAGGTCATCAAATATCTGGAGGCTGAGAACGCCTACACCAAACAACTGACGAAAGATAACGAGAAACTCGAAAACCAGCTGTATAAGGACATGCTGTCCCACATCAAACAGACCGATCTCGGCGTACCCTACGAGGATCATGGTTACTGGTACTACAGTCGGACTCAGGAAGGTAAGCAGTATCCGATCAACTGCCGCAAGAAGGGAACTCAGGAAGCCCCGGAACAGGTAATTCTCGACATCAATGAGCTGGCTCAGGGCAAAAAGTTCATGAACGTCGGCGGCATGCAGGTCTGCGACAGCGGAAACTACCTGGCTTTTCTCACCGATACAACCGGTTTCCGCGAGTATTTTCTATCGATCAAGGATCTGGAATCGGGCAAACTTTTGGAAGATCACACCATTCAGGTGTCTGGTTTGGAATGGGCGGCCGACAACAGAACCCTTTTCTACGTGACGGAAGATGCCGCCAAGCGACCTTCGAAACTCTGGCGGCATACGGTAGGTCAGCCCAAATCAGCCGATCAACTGATCTACGAAGAGAAGGATGAGCTTTTCCGTGTCGGGATCGGCCGATCACACGATCGCAAATATCTCTATCGACTGTCCAGAAGTTCCACGACGACGGAACAAGCCTACCTGCCCTCCGACGATCTGAGCCAGCCCTGGAAGATCATTCTGCCGCGAAGTGAAGGACATGAATACACGGCAGACCATCGCAATGGCCTGTTCTATATCGTCACCAACTCCGGCGGGGCGACCAACTTCAAGATCTCGACGGTTCCGGTCGGACAGAAAGATGCCGAATACCCCCTGTCCGCCTGGAAGAATTTCCTGACTTACAATCCGGCGGTGAACATCACCCGAATCTTGCTGCTGAAGAACTTTCTGGTAATTTCCGAGAGGGAGAAAGGCATCCCTCATCTTCGAGTCTATTCCTTCCATGCCGAGCAAGCCTATCGGATTTCCTTTCCCGAGCCGGTTTATTCGGCCTCGCTCGGAATGAATGCGGAATTCGATACGGATGCCATTCAGTTGAACTACACGAGTCTGGTTACACCTGCATCAATCTACTCCTTCGATTTGACGACCCAGAAGCGAACCCTCCTGAAACAAATGGAGGTACCGGGTTACAAGAGTTCGGAGTATGTGAGCGAGCGAATCGAAGCGACTTCGCACGACGGCACCAAAGTGCCGATTTCCCTGGTCTACAAGAAGGGTGTGAAGCGGGATGGCTCGGCTCCCTGCCTGCTCTACGGCTATGGCTCCTATGGCGCGACTATTCCCGTCGGCTTCAGCCCTGCCCGATTGGCGATGCTGGATCGTGGCGTCATCTATGCCGAGGCTCATATTCGCGGCGGCAGCGATCTGGGCAGACAGTGGTACCTCGACGGCAAAATGCTCAACAAAAAGAATACCTTCCTCGACTTCATCGCTTGTGCCGATCATCTCGTTAAGGAAAAGTACTGTTCTCGAGATCGGTTGGCGATTCAAGGAGGTTCGGCGGGTGGGCTTCTCGTGGGAGCAACCATCAACATCCGGCCAGACCTCTGCAAGGTGGCCGTGCTGCAGGTTCCTTTCGTGGATGTGATTAACACCATGCTCGACGAGTCGCTGCCGCTGACGATTCAGGAGTTTCTGGAATGGGGCAATCCCAAGAAATCCGAAGAATACGAGTACATGAAGAGTTACTGCCCCTACACCAATCTGGGCAAAAAGTCTTATCCCTCGATCATCGTGACGACCTCCTTAAACGATAGCCAGGTGCTCTTCCATGAGCCGACCAAGTATGTGGCGAAACTGCGCACTTTGAAAACAGACAGCAACCCTCTCATTTTCAAATGCAACATGAATGCCGGGCACGGCGGAGCTTCCGGACGTTACGAAGCTTTGAAGGAAAAGGCTTTCATTGACGCGTTTGTTCTGAAGCAATTGGGAATTAACGACTAA
- a CDS encoding glycosyltransferase family 9 protein, whose product MNVARMRLIDRWLGTPVCLLLTIWRTIWGRKFPAQDQKPRSILFIKLAEQGSTVLAQRALRSAVERVGREKVYFLLFAENRPILDLLDLIPRQNVIEIRAKGLLRTIIGACSALYRMHRLGIEAVIDLEFFARSSASLSYLSGARWRVGYHAFGGEGSYRGNLMTHRLSFNPYLHTSQTFQIMVDALDHPAEQFPMFDLVPSTSESTGFQLKFDSSETAVVQALLEKELGRSARKIILLNANASDLMPLRRWPSDRYIELANLLLSQYPDCAIGFTGAPSEASAVDELVRKVNSPRCFNTAGKTNLRQLLILYSLSEILVTNDSGPAHFATLTNVEVVVLFGPETPKLFAALSPRTHPLWAGLACSPCINAFNDRNSSCRDNVCMKKISVDQVFEQVAELYEKRQQQFGRGNRLAA is encoded by the coding sequence ATGAACGTCGCACGAATGAGATTGATCGACCGTTGGTTGGGTACCCCGGTTTGTCTTTTACTCACGATTTGGAGAACGATCTGGGGTCGAAAATTCCCAGCGCAGGATCAGAAACCTCGAAGCATTTTGTTCATCAAACTCGCCGAGCAAGGATCGACTGTTTTAGCGCAGAGAGCTTTGCGCTCGGCGGTAGAACGGGTGGGGCGGGAGAAGGTCTATTTTCTGCTCTTTGCCGAGAATCGGCCGATTCTCGATCTGCTCGATCTGATTCCTCGACAGAACGTGATTGAAATTCGAGCCAAGGGATTACTTCGAACAATTATCGGCGCCTGCAGCGCCCTCTACCGAATGCATCGTCTCGGAATTGAAGCGGTGATCGACCTGGAGTTTTTTGCTCGCTCCTCGGCCAGTTTGAGTTACCTCAGCGGCGCGCGCTGGCGGGTCGGTTACCACGCCTTTGGGGGCGAGGGGTCTTATCGCGGCAACCTGATGACCCATCGCTTATCCTTCAACCCGTACTTGCATACCAGCCAGACATTTCAGATCATGGTCGATGCACTCGACCATCCCGCTGAACAATTTCCCATGTTCGATCTGGTCCCTTCCACAAGCGAATCGACTGGTTTTCAGTTGAAATTCGATAGTTCCGAAACGGCGGTGGTTCAGGCCCTCCTCGAAAAAGAACTAGGCAGATCTGCCCGAAAAATCATTCTCCTGAATGCCAACGCCAGCGATCTGATGCCGTTACGACGGTGGCCGAGTGACCGTTACATCGAACTGGCCAATCTCTTGCTAAGCCAGTATCCCGATTGTGCAATCGGATTTACCGGAGCTCCGAGCGAAGCCAGCGCTGTGGACGAACTCGTTCGAAAAGTGAACAGCCCACGGTGTTTCAACACCGCCGGGAAAACCAACCTTCGCCAGTTATTGATTCTCTACAGTCTGTCGGAAATTCTGGTGACCAACGATAGTGGCCCGGCCCACTTCGCGACATTAACGAATGTCGAGGTCGTTGTATTGTTTGGCCCGGAAACTCCGAAGTTATTTGCCGCTCTGTCGCCGCGCACTCATCCCCTCTGGGCCGGGCTGGCCTGCAGTCCCTGCATCAATGCCTTCAATGACCGGAACTCTTCCTGCCGCGATAACGTTTGCATGAAGAAAATCAGTGTGGATCAGGTGTTTGAACAGGTGGCCGAGCTGTACGAGAAGCGACAACAGCAATTCGGTCGAGGAAATCGGCTCGCGGCGTGA